A window of the Pongo abelii isolate AG06213 chromosome 10, NHGRI_mPonAbe1-v2.0_pri, whole genome shotgun sequence genome harbors these coding sequences:
- the LOC112135812 gene encoding small ribosomal subunit protein eS27-like, translating to MPAQKQSSAFPAVMTHPHENTPLTKDLLHPFPEEEKRKHKKKCLVHSPNSYFMDVKCPGCYKITTVFSHAQTVVLRVGCSTVLCQPTGGKARLTEGCSFRRKQH from the coding sequence ATGCCAGCACAAAAGCAGAGTTCCGCCTTTCCAGCAGTGATGACCCACCCACATGAGAACACGCCTCTCACAAAGGATCTCCTTCATCCCTTcccagaagaggagaagaggaaacaCAAGAAGAAATGCCTGGTGCATAGCCCCAATTCCTACTTCATGGATGTGAAATGCCCAGGATGCTATAAAATCACCACGGTCTTTAGCCATGCACAAACGGTAGTTCTGCGTGTTGGCTGCTCCACTGTCCTCTGCCAGCCTACAGGAGGAAAAGCAAGGCTTACAGAAGGATGTTCCTTCAGGAGGAAGCAGCACTAA